A DNA window from Campylobacter concisus contains the following coding sequences:
- a CDS encoding DHH family phosphoesterase: MATVNEYLRKLQLNQKENQKQIDEYIKELKKNEGNGKFKIPVGKIDCFYENILDKIKNGKGVLIYSDYDVDGIFSCVMMIETLQQIAKQELDKDPNNTKIKDFFEKLRFKIPTRTEGYGISADYIKAALKSNIIDYIITCDNGTQKSVVPIVTDENYKNKVFVFDHHANGDFGNYDNILNPNTDGKVEISTGILLYRFFEKLSSRKKIELPNLADLAAFTAVADVASLDSNRDIIEQGLNIINNAGISYTNASKEIDKLGEKVVSQIRQNDTEKAYKNIAKIEKLNEKQGQILELANLTRPFYKKLFQNRENITTKDLSFSAIPLINALNRLEANSNFLVKMLQIKQENEANNNMLNSGIYILNGLNNKRKELAFEATKNALQAVKEKGLEKDPLIFVYVENTKIGLCGLIAQRIFDNTGADVIVGTDVNGKIIFSGRGNNVFDNLTRLMNFKLEAKDIFSFGGHLKALGGSIKDHTRFNELLKEALASNIFISNKNTTELDLAKDSFNILEKPVSLFEYNELSKHLTKITGAIPYSKNFLAPVIITSDMILNKDAIMGKAKQKDFVLLKLAVTDPINDKTESIDFICPGKNALDLIENSENVSKNNKLPIFLMELSNNNFDFSKDTFSGKIVFKEQLIPENFLEKIKKNNVQEQKVATSIKI; the protein is encoded by the coding sequence ATGGCAACAGTAAATGAATATCTTAGAAAACTACAACTAAACCAAAAAGAAAACCAAAAACAAATTGATGAGTATATAAAAGAGCTTAAAAAAAACGAAGGTAATGGTAAATTTAAAATACCAGTAGGCAAAATTGACTGCTTTTATGAAAATATTCTCGACAAAATCAAAAATGGCAAAGGCGTTTTAATATATTCAGACTATGACGTAGATGGCATTTTCTCTTGCGTGATGATGATCGAAACATTACAGCAAATAGCAAAGCAAGAGCTAGATAAAGACCCTAATAATACTAAAATCAAAGACTTTTTTGAGAAGCTTAGATTTAAAATACCAACAAGAACAGAGGGCTACGGAATAAGTGCTGACTATATCAAAGCAGCCTTGAAATCAAATATTATTGACTATATTATTACTTGTGATAACGGCACTCAAAAAAGCGTTGTTCCGATCGTGACCGATGAAAACTACAAAAATAAGGTATTTGTATTTGATCACCATGCAAATGGGGATTTTGGTAATTATGACAATATACTAAATCCAAATACAGACGGCAAAGTCGAAATTTCAACTGGTATTTTGCTATACCGATTTTTTGAAAAGCTATCTAGTAGAAAAAAAATAGAGTTACCAAATTTAGCCGATCTTGCAGCCTTTACGGCAGTAGCAGACGTTGCTTCTCTTGATAGTAATAGGGATATAATAGAGCAGGGTTTAAATATCATCAACAACGCTGGCATAAGCTACACCAACGCCAGCAAAGAGATAGACAAGTTAGGAGAGAAAGTTGTAAGCCAAATAAGGCAAAATGATACAGAAAAGGCCTACAAAAATATTGCTAAAATTGAAAAGTTAAATGAAAAGCAAGGTCAAATTTTAGAGCTTGCCAATCTTACAAGACCATTTTATAAAAAGCTTTTTCAAAATAGAGAAAATATAACCACAAAGGATCTATCATTTTCTGCTATCCCTTTAATAAATGCCTTGAATAGACTAGAAGCAAATAGCAACTTTTTAGTAAAGATGCTTCAAATTAAGCAAGAAAACGAAGCAAATAATAATATGCTTAATAGTGGTATATATATTTTAAATGGACTTAACAATAAAAGAAAAGAGCTTGCTTTTGAGGCTACAAAAAATGCTCTTCAGGCTGTAAAAGAAAAAGGGCTTGAAAAAGATCCGCTAATTTTTGTATATGTTGAAAATACAAAAATAGGACTTTGTGGATTGATTGCACAAAGGATTTTTGACAATACTGGTGCAGATGTTATAGTAGGCACAGACGTCAATGGTAAGATAATCTTTAGCGGACGTGGCAACAATGTATTTGATAATCTAACCAGGCTAATGAATTTTAAACTAGAGGCTAAAGATATTTTCTCTTTTGGCGGACACTTAAAGGCGCTTGGTGGCTCTATAAAAGATCATACAAGATTTAATGAGCTTTTAAAAGAAGCCCTTGCTAGCAATATATTTATATCTAATAAAAATACAACTGAGCTTGATTTAGCAAAAGATAGTTTCAATATTCTTGAAAAGCCAGTATCTTTGTTTGAATACAATGAACTTTCTAAACATCTAACAAAAATTACTGGAGCTATCCCTTATAGCAAGAATTTTCTGGCACCAGTGATTATTACTTCAGACATGATCTTAAATAAAGATGCAATTATGGGCAAGGCAAAGCAGAAAGACTTTGTGCTTTTAAAGCTGGCAGTGACTGACCCAATTAATGACAAAACAGAGAGTATAGATTTTATATGCCCTGGTAAAAATGCGCTTGACTTAATAGAAAATAGCGAAAATGTTTCTAAAAACAATAAATTGCCTATTTTTTTAATGGAGCTGTCAAACAATAATTTTGATTTTAGCAAGGATACTTTCTCTGGTAAGATCGTATTTAAAGAGCAGCTAATCCCTGAAAATTTCTTAGAAAAGATTAAAAAAAACAACGTTCAAGAGCAAAAAGTAGCAACGAGCATTAAAATATGA
- a CDS encoding DEAD/DEAH box helicase codes for MKIELNDKFPPRPYQQECVNATKNNNIGLIHAPTGSGKTNIMAYIINELQLRTLIIVPAVDLVEQTKNRFVVMFGSDAQIGAIDGETRNKKAQTQKDILISTWQSLKRKDLLDNVKGKYDMLIIDECHHSSASVLSNIISNLKPYCKNLYGVSATPYRSQESDNAKMLSLFGGKILHQVSVEELYEQNFLVRPHINIIKTFNYGLNQLATENFMKNSLLKKIKESSSYNDFVIKLTAPMYFTIDKLLSQSKYASYQIFKDTPNGAIKPITSYDVTTIRNTFANALKEIEDENSRKMELAKQIMLDFKFGSLFPSYFSSKSERDMLNYARRLCELYANDFLGKNPASLPSNWENIGMKVGFLKKFIDNDYSRQVSVLNTTMTDLSKKSNVKALVLTNTIEFAKKAYKILNKNFKMPILYLDGSSIDKQDTFEAIRKASNDKNFILVSTTSLIKEGIDLPSINLVYSLSPVFNPINSIYSLEQLIGRAIRPSNNKEKSEIIIFDAFTRDFSNRRDEILSIISNNLHPICINTYENGKDYLANLNNRNFIQNEADLFNSRTIKNH; via the coding sequence ATGAAAATTGAGCTAAATGATAAGTTTCCGCCACGGCCATATCAGCAAGAGTGTGTCAATGCTACAAAAAATAACAATATAGGGTTAATTCACGCTCCAACTGGCTCTGGCAAAACTAATATTATGGCGTATATTATAAACGAGCTTCAGCTGCGAACGCTGATCATAGTCCCAGCTGTCGATCTAGTAGAGCAGACAAAAAATAGGTTTGTAGTAATGTTTGGTAGCGATGCCCAAATAGGTGCTATTGATGGTGAAACAAGAAATAAAAAAGCTCAAACACAAAAAGACATCTTGATATCTACCTGGCAATCACTTAAACGTAAAGATCTACTGGATAACGTAAAAGGTAAGTATGATATGCTGATAATTGATGAATGCCACCACTCTTCAGCAAGCGTATTGTCTAATATAATCTCAAATTTAAAGCCATACTGCAAAAATCTATATGGAGTAAGTGCCACACCATATAGGAGCCAAGAGAGCGATAATGCAAAAATGCTTAGTCTTTTTGGTGGAAAAATTCTGCATCAAGTAAGCGTAGAGGAACTATACGAACAAAATTTTTTAGTTAGACCTCATATTAATATTATAAAAACCTTCAATTATGGACTAAACCAGCTAGCAACTGAAAATTTTATGAAAAATAGTTTGTTAAAAAAAATAAAAGAGAGCAGTAGCTACAACGATTTTGTTATAAAGCTAACAGCCCCTATGTATTTTACTATCGATAAATTATTAAGCCAGTCCAAGTATGCTTCTTATCAAATTTTTAAAGATACTCCCAATGGAGCTATTAAGCCAATAACTAGCTATGATGTAACAACTATTAGAAATACTTTCGCGAATGCACTCAAAGAGATAGAGGACGAAAATAGCAGAAAAATGGAGCTGGCCAAACAAATTATGTTGGATTTTAAATTTGGCTCATTGTTTCCATCTTACTTTTCGTCAAAGTCAGAGCGAGATATGTTAAATTATGCAAGAAGGCTATGTGAGCTTTATGCCAATGACTTTTTGGGTAAAAATCCTGCTTCTTTACCATCTAATTGGGAAAATATAGGCATGAAGGTAGGTTTTTTAAAAAAATTTATTGACAATGACTACTCTAGGCAAGTAAGTGTTTTAAATACTACAATGACCGATTTATCAAAAAAGAGCAACGTCAAGGCTTTAGTGCTTACCAACACAATAGAGTTTGCAAAAAAAGCATATAAGATACTCAATAAGAACTTCAAAATGCCTATTTTGTATCTTGATGGTAGCTCTATTGATAAGCAAGATACATTTGAGGCAATCAGAAAAGCAAGTAATGACAAAAATTTTATTCTGGTATCTACGACAAGCCTAATTAAAGAGGGTATAGATTTGCCTAGCATAAATTTAGTCTATTCTCTGTCCCCAGTCTTTAATCCAATAAATTCCATCTACTCTTTAGAGCAATTAATCGGACGTGCAATTAGACCAAGTAACAACAAAGAGAAGAGCGAAATCATAATTTTTGATGCCTTTACGAGGGACTTTAGTAATAGGCGAGATGAAATTTTAAGTATCATCAGTAACAACTTGCACCCAATATGTATCAATACTTATGAGAACGGCAAAGACTATTTAGCAAATTTAAATAATAGAAATTTCATTCAAAATGAAGCAGATCTATTTAATAGCAGGACGATTAAAAATCACTAA
- a CDS encoding YfbR-like 5'-deoxynucleotidase, producing MSENLKEILSKEKNQVIGEKFVGIKIVEQSIEDSETIYSYNGNKVENTVQDLEDVADLLVNADGVENMNGKKIYYEVADTPEETIKDVRNKFKSKTSNSETYINSIKSIINNEEQNDFINKIMLPKITKAIADTNTTKAELILKSPLMIEALSQAGYAGIEMGTFGDQEPYAVLKKEDEGKITNGGTIKNFDEIYSMLRQDWFNNKKIAGDALGFDKLTEQISQDLNNILKSDFIYNNVSTLSKNPFESQERKDNILGHLAALSLLDTTEQDKQRLIEEYLSDLLDSIEDHQQTLDRDYQRNLYANIAEIANKTKNTFTIANIANKFKKHAKLFSKSDPYSVDIANKLNYIADEIVKNRSIKEDVFVEMDVAPLVTPVVFEGTKIKINGKMVDLKDNEKFVNMYQRHNSNGTVKFYVSTTTAGFLNNTLVIDYDPEKQQITKASRYGTDLKTTIAMDNYAYNRESSFAMFGKKRIRKDFLADMKNKTAALLDRHIPRDLEPLKQGLKVFGNFTKTFATRVANLMINTTVAGAKFAYDASQKALIAINEKQPQLQNNINAIGVKIKDSAESMFSIFKERVFKAFIKEPKDVTSLTLGKLVKDFDTSHLSKEDFITKVCANLLNSRGFLGSVEYSTLQHSLNVAKITNYYLKDISITNEQKNEIVLKALMHDMVEAIAVGDLPTPLKDQMPKIREFEDKMLKGLYERLGLKETKYDNIVKLADKQERATFIQLHFTEQNQKNLGNMIGDYITKVASKNMKLNSEEAKAGMGIIILNGYKEFLDGKDIKEINPETREFIKFNKLDKKEDYILSSKAYLEAKLDMNLSKNPYEILEEVSSVVNELGISIPTEKFIKAFDETRFAEVNLAFLDKEDRNNSIIAQAEHLFKDKIVENDYGDDQEIEQGQSSKIKF from the coding sequence ATGTCAGAAAATTTAAAAGAAATTCTTTCTAAAGAAAAAAATCAAGTGATAGGTGAAAAATTTGTAGGCATTAAGATCGTTGAGCAGAGCATAGAAGACTCCGAAACAATTTATTCATATAATGGCAATAAGGTTGAAAATACTGTGCAAGACCTGGAAGACGTTGCAGACTTATTAGTAAATGCTGATGGTGTAGAAAATATGAATGGCAAAAAAATTTATTATGAAGTCGCCGATACACCAGAAGAAACAATTAAAGATGTTAGAAACAAATTTAAAAGCAAGACCAGCAACAGCGAAACATATATAAACAGCATTAAAAGCATCATTAACAATGAAGAGCAAAACGATTTTATAAACAAAATTATGTTGCCTAAAATAACAAAGGCTATTGCGGACACCAATACCACAAAGGCTGAGCTAATTCTTAAAAGCCCATTAATGATAGAGGCTCTTAGTCAAGCTGGATACGCTGGTATTGAAATGGGAACTTTTGGTGATCAAGAACCATACGCCGTTTTAAAAAAAGAGGATGAAGGCAAAATAACCAATGGTGGAACTATTAAAAATTTTGATGAAATTTACTCTATGCTACGCCAAGATTGGTTTAATAATAAGAAAATAGCTGGAGATGCGCTTGGATTTGATAAATTAACAGAGCAAATTTCGCAGGATTTAAATAATATCCTGAAAAGCGACTTTATCTACAATAACGTTTCAACGCTATCTAAAAACCCTTTTGAAAGCCAAGAGAGAAAAGACAATATCTTAGGGCATTTGGCAGCACTTAGCTTACTAGATACCACAGAGCAGGATAAACAAAGACTGATTGAGGAGTATCTATCTGATTTACTAGATAGCATAGAAGATCATCAACAAACATTGGATAGAGATTACCAACGAAATTTATATGCAAACATTGCCGAGATCGCAAATAAGACAAAAAATACTTTTACTATTGCTAATATTGCTAATAAATTTAAAAAGCACGCCAAGCTTTTTAGCAAAAGTGATCCATATAGCGTTGATATTGCAAATAAACTCAACTACATTGCAGATGAAATTGTTAAAAATAGAAGCATCAAAGAAGACGTTTTTGTTGAAATGGATGTAGCACCACTGGTTACGCCAGTTGTTTTTGAGGGGACCAAGATCAAGATAAATGGCAAAATGGTTGATCTAAAAGATAACGAAAAATTTGTAAATATGTATCAAAGGCACAACAGCAATGGCACTGTTAAATTTTATGTTTCTACCACAACAGCAGGTTTTTTAAACAATACGCTTGTTATTGACTATGACCCAGAAAAGCAACAGATCACAAAGGCAAGTAGATATGGCACAGATTTAAAGACCACTATTGCAATGGATAATTACGCCTACAATAGAGAGAGTAGTTTTGCTATGTTTGGCAAAAAAAGAATAAGAAAGGACTTTTTGGCTGATATGAAAAACAAAACCGCTGCGCTACTTGATAGACACATCCCGAGAGATTTAGAGCCACTCAAACAAGGGCTAAAGGTTTTTGGGAATTTTACAAAAACATTTGCCACTAGAGTAGCTAATTTAATGATCAACACGACCGTAGCTGGGGCTAAATTTGCTTATGATGCCTCACAAAAGGCACTAATAGCAATAAACGAAAAACAGCCACAGCTGCAAAATAATATTAATGCTATTGGCGTAAAAATTAAAGATAGCGCGGAAAGTATGTTTAGTATTTTTAAAGAGAGGGTTTTTAAAGCCTTTATAAAAGAACCAAAAGACGTTACCTCTCTAACGCTAGGAAAACTCGTTAAAGACTTTGACACTAGCCATTTGTCAAAAGAGGATTTTATCACTAAAGTGTGCGCAAATTTACTAAATTCTAGGGGTTTTCTTGGCAGCGTTGAGTATTCCACATTACAGCATAGCCTCAACGTAGCAAAAATCACAAATTATTACCTTAAAGACATTAGCATAACAAATGAGCAAAAAAATGAGATTGTTTTAAAGGCTCTTATGCACGATATGGTTGAGGCGATAGCAGTAGGTGATTTGCCAACCCCACTTAAAGATCAAATGCCAAAAATTAGAGAATTTGAGGATAAGATGCTAAAAGGGCTATATGAAAGACTGGGCCTTAAAGAAACCAAATATGACAATATCGTAAAACTAGCAGACAAACAAGAGCGTGCTACTTTTATACAGCTTCATTTTACCGAGCAAAATCAAAAAAATCTTGGCAATATGATAGGCGACTATATAACAAAAGTGGCCAGTAAAAATATGAAACTAAACTCAGAGGAAGCCAAAGCGGGCATGGGTATAATTATTCTTAATGGCTATAAAGAGTTTCTTGATGGAAAAGATATCAAAGAGATCAACCCTGAAACAAGAGAGTTTATCAAATTTAATAAGCTAGACAAAAAAGAGGACTACATTTTAAGTTCAAAAGCATATCTTGAAGCAAAGCTAGATATGAACCTTAGCAAAAACCCTTATGAAATTTTAGAAGAAGTGAGCAGTGTGGTTAATGAGCTTGGAATTTCCATACCAACAGAGAAATTTATAAAAGCCTTTGATGAAACAAGATTTGCTGAAGTAAATTTAGCATTTTTAGACAAAGAGGATAGAAATAACTCCATAATAGCGCAAGCAGAACACCTATTCAAGGATAAGATTGTTGAAAACGATTATGGTGATGATCAAGAGATCGAGCAAGGACAATCAAGCAAGATAAAATTCTGA
- a CDS encoding lipoprotein, producing the protein MKKRIFLIAGAILLLTGCSPKTYEQNMVYGKGINSGYMFDNIDRDRELIHKIERGNADFFSQKLRYGENKIAEILTAKKNFQAKGGALEEQELPAKQGLKNNVFGDIARDFKYAK; encoded by the coding sequence ATGAAAAAAAGAATATTTCTTATAGCTGGCGCAATACTACTTCTCACTGGTTGTTCTCCAAAGACCTATGAGCAAAATATGGTTTATGGCAAGGGTATTAATAGCGGCTATATGTTTGACAACATAGATAGAGATAGAGAGCTAATCCATAAGATCGAAAGAGGCAATGCGGATTTCTTTAGTCAAAAACTTAGATATGGCGAGAATAAAATCGCTGAAATTTTAACAGCCAAAAAGAATTTTCAAGCAAAAGGCGGTGCTTTAGAGGAGCAAGAGTTGCCTGCTAAGCAAGGACTTAAAAATAACGTATTTGGTGATATAGCAAGGGATTTTAAATATGCAAAGTAA